A genome region from Panicum virgatum strain AP13 chromosome 4K, P.virgatum_v5, whole genome shotgun sequence includes the following:
- the LOC120704850 gene encoding acid phosphatase 1-like, with protein MRLLPLVLVLALALAAASAAASASASGPRSVLRTVTDVPAAVSSGGDGDALFCDSWRLSVETANAGPWRAIPARCEAFVRGYMEGPRYASDSAVAAADSLAFASGALAAAAGAGAARPAWVFDVDETLLSNAPYYAVNGWGSQEFNDTSFDEWVDAAKAPALPSSLKLYNELQGLGFHVILLTGRVEFQRNSTEANLLFAGYQAWEKLILRQPSDIGKTAVQYKSERRAAMEAEGFKILGNSGDQWSDLIGSPMATRSFKLPNPMYFIS; from the exons atgcGTCTCCTtcccctcgtcctcgtcctcgccctcgcgctcgccgcggcgtccgccgccgcgagcgcgagcgcgagcgggcCCCGGTCCGTCCTCCGCACGGTCACGGACGTCCCGGCGGCGGTCTcctccggcggcgacggcgacgcgctcTTCTGCGACAGCTGGAGGCTGTCCGTCGAGACGGCGAACGCGGGGCCCTGGCGCGCCATCCCCGCGCGCTGCGAGGCGTTCGTGCGGGGCTACATGGAGGGCCCCCGCTACGCGTCCgactccgccgtcgccgccgccgactccctCGCGTTCGCCTCCggcgcgctggccgccgccgccggggcgggcGCCGCGAGGCCCGCGTGGGTGTTCGACGTCGACGAGACGCTGCTCTCCAACGCGCCCTACTACGCGGTCAACGGCTGGGG ATCTCAGGAATTCAACGACACCTCCTTTGACGAATGGGTAGATGCAGCAAAGGCGCCTGCATTGCCATCTAGCCTGAAATTGTACAATGAGCTTCAGGGACTTGGTTTCCACGTTATCCTCTTGACTGGCCGGGTTGAATTCCAGCGTAATTCGACGGAAGCAAATCTTTTGTTTGCTGGATACCAAGCATGGGAAAAACTAATACTAAG GCAACCTTCTGATATTGGCAAGACTGCTGTGCAGTACAAATCAGAGAGACGAGCTGCCATGGAGGCTGAAGGATTCAAGATACTCGGGAATTCAGGGGATCAATGGAGTGATTTGATAGGATCTCCAATGGCAACGAGATCCTTCAAGCTTCCAAATCCGATGTACTTTATCAGTTGA